The following coding sequences are from one Acidimicrobiales bacterium window:
- a CDS encoding TauD/TfdA family dioxygenase → MTFTIRPGLRAGEYQLHRLGPGADDKPYERFDLRPLGPTIGAEVYGVDVGQPLSPELFAELDRALLEWKVLFFRDQHVSGAQHRDFARNWGELEVHPFLREGEVPEVVRFDKGPKETGYENIWHSDVSWRLEPSLGSILRCVTPAALGGDTLWADMYMAYECLDEETKAAIEGRTAVHDFSGTFGMLLEPDKLAEMQAKYPPAEHPIVRTHPQTGRKILYVNDVFTSHVVGMEPDASRALLDHLTAQARTPEFQCRFRWEADSIAFWDNRCTQHYAVSDYAPQRRVMERATIIGDRPW, encoded by the coding sequence GTGACGTTCACGATCCGACCCGGCCTGCGTGCCGGCGAGTATCAGCTCCACCGGCTCGGCCCTGGTGCCGACGACAAGCCCTACGAGCGCTTCGACCTGCGCCCGCTCGGCCCCACGATCGGCGCCGAAGTGTACGGGGTCGACGTCGGCCAGCCGCTCAGCCCCGAGCTGTTCGCCGAGCTCGACCGGGCGCTGCTCGAATGGAAGGTGCTGTTCTTCCGTGACCAGCACGTCAGCGGCGCGCAGCACCGCGACTTCGCTCGCAACTGGGGCGAGCTCGAAGTGCATCCCTTCTTGCGGGAGGGCGAGGTACCCGAGGTCGTCCGCTTCGACAAGGGCCCGAAGGAGACGGGCTACGAGAACATCTGGCACAGCGACGTGTCGTGGCGGCTCGAACCATCGCTCGGCTCGATCCTGCGCTGCGTCACGCCGGCCGCGCTCGGCGGCGACACGCTCTGGGCCGACATGTACATGGCGTACGAGTGCCTCGACGAGGAGACCAAGGCCGCCATCGAGGGCCGCACCGCCGTGCACGACTTCTCCGGCACGTTCGGCATGCTGCTCGAACCGGACAAGCTCGCCGAGATGCAGGCGAAATACCCGCCCGCCGAGCACCCGATCGTGCGCACGCATCCGCAGACCGGTCGCAAGATCCTGTACGTCAACGACGTGTTCACCAGCCATGTGGTGGGCATGGAGCCCGACGCCAGCCGGGCGTTGCTCGACCACCTCACAGCCCAGGCTCGCACCCCCGAGTTCCAGTGCCGCTTTCGTTGGGAAGCGGACTCCATCGCGTTCTGGGACAACCGGTGCACGCAGCACTACGCGGTGTCGGACTACGCACCCCAGCGACGCGTCATGGAGCGGGCGACGATCATCGGTGACCGTCCCTGGTGA
- a CDS encoding TetR family transcriptional regulator has protein sequence MARGEATRRRILEAAERLVGERGVAALSLREAGTMAGARNNSAAIYHFGSKAALVDAIFELRMTAVNARREALLDDATPSDANSSCGSGDTATTSARIAGSRSGAAAGSAAGSAAGSGSGVNDPVRALAAAFVVPLAESLDEAPGSTWYGRFLAAFLADPVASGRLTELDRPELSGMRRWMVEVSALLDHLPPPVRDQRIELAVRLTVMAVADYERARDAGTPDAGSPAWLASGLVDAVAGLLCAAPSDATLNLVATLEVPT, from the coding sequence ATGGCCCGGGGAGAGGCGACGCGGCGACGGATCTTGGAAGCGGCGGAGCGACTGGTCGGCGAGCGAGGTGTCGCCGCGCTGTCGTTGCGGGAGGCGGGGACGATGGCCGGCGCCAGGAACAACTCGGCGGCGATCTACCACTTCGGCTCCAAGGCCGCACTCGTCGACGCCATCTTCGAGCTCCGCATGACCGCGGTGAACGCCCGTCGCGAGGCCCTGCTCGACGATGCAACGCCGTCGGATGCCAACTCTTCGTGCGGAAGTGGCGACACAGCAACCACTTCTGCACGAATCGCAGGATCTCGGTCGGGGGCGGCGGCGGGGTCGGCGGCGGGGTCGGCGGCGGGGTCGGGGTCGGGGGTGAACGATCCGGTACGGGCGTTGGCGGCGGCGTTCGTCGTGCCGTTGGCCGAGTCGCTCGACGAGGCACCCGGATCCACCTGGTACGGCCGGTTTCTCGCCGCCTTCCTGGCCGACCCGGTGGCGTCGGGCCGTCTCACCGAGCTCGATCGCCCCGAGCTGAGCGGGATGCGGCGCTGGATGGTCGAGGTGTCCGCCCTGCTCGACCACTTGCCACCGCCGGTTCGCGACCAGCGCATCGAGCTGGCCGTGCGGCTCACCGTCATGGCGGTGGCCGACTACGAGCGGGCCCGTGACGCCGGCACCCCCGACGCCGGCTCGCCCGCCTGGCTGGCGAGCGGCCTCGTCGACGCCGTCGCCGGGCTGCTGTGCGCCGCACCATCCGACGCCACCCTCAACCTCGTCGCCACTTTGGAGGTCCCCACGTGA